Within the Flavobacterium sp. 9R genome, the region CCACAATCCCAAAAACTCATGGTAGGTTCAACAGTAAGAGAGTAGGTGATTAAAGCAATTCCAAATGCAATCCAGCCTAAGATTGTATTCCATTTATTGAAATTAAATGAGGTATTATTCATGAATATTTTGAGGTTTTGATTTCAATTACAAAGAAAATGTTTTTTTTGTTTAACGTGACAAGCATTAACATTATTTTCTGCAAAAGTAATTTGTTGTTCCAAGTTTCTGATAATAAGGTTGTTTGTTTTGTTTGGTTTCTTTTTTGAAAATTATTTTCATTTTTTTTCAATAAAATTGCCGAAAAAATTTGTGCAACTTAAAATTTGTACTAAATTTGCACTCGCTAAAACGCACTGCTGGTCTATGGTGTAATGGTAACACAACTGTTTTTGGTGCAGTCTTTCTAGGTTCGAGTCCTAGTAGACCAACAAAAAAAGCCTCTCAATTGAGAGGCTTTTTTTTTGAGCTATTTTTAAAGTTTAAAAGTAATGACGGGTTTTTCAGAATGATTAACAAGGTCTTCTGTAATGCTTCCATTAAAAAAATGGGATAAGCCAGTACGGCCATGAGTGCTGAATCCAATTAAATCCGCTCCTTGTGAGTTTGCGAAATTTAAAACTCCTTTTTCTACATTAGTATCATTGTGTATGTTGATAGAAAAGTTGTTTAACTGAAATTCTTTTGCATAGGCGTCCATAATTGCTGTTGATTCAAGTGTAGTCTTGAAACTGTTTGGAGTGCAAATGGTAACAAGATTAATTTTTGCATTCAATTTACTTGCGAAATCCTTCATTTTTTCAAATGATTTTTTGCTTTCTTTGGAGAAATCAGAAGCGAAAACTATTTCTTTTGGATCGAATTCGCCCTCGTCTTTTTTTATCACTAAAACAGGAATTTCAGATAAGCGAACTACTTTTTCGGTATTGGAGCCAATAAAAATTTCTTCCACGCCTGAAGCTCCGTGTGAACCCATTACAATAAGATCGACATTGTTTTTTTGAGTAAATTTAAGTACGCCATCAAATGCTTTTTCAAATTGAATAAACTCAGTAACCTCAATTCCATCAAGATAAGGGCGGTCAAAAATTTCGGCAAAAGTATCTTTTGCTTTTTGAATAAAAAACATCACTTCTGGAATACTTTTTCCGGTAGAAATAGCATCGCTCATTTGGTTAGGAAGTTCTAACATGTGAAGTAATAAAATTTCTGCATTGTGTTTTTTAGCTAATTGAGCGGCGGCTTTTAATGCGTTTTCGGCATAAATTGAAAAATCGGTTGGGACTAAAATCCGTTTCATGATTAGTTTGGGGTTTTAAATGTGAGAAAATCCTTTGTTTAAAAGGTTATAGTAAAGATAAGATTTTTTTTTACTGCAATCAAATAAAATGATTTGTAAAAAAACACTATATTTGCACCGTTATTTATTAAAAGTTAAGTAATGAGGGGACTAATGTCCCCTCTTTTTATAAAATAGTTATAAAAATATGACATTTAAGGAAAAAGTAAATGCGTTAGTTGATGAAGCTTTATCAGAAAGACCTTCGGTTTTTTTGATAGATTTAGCTATTACCGATGCATTTAAGATAATCGTTTCGCTGGATGGAGATAATGGAGTAGCCCTGCAAGATTGTATTGATATAAGCAGAGCTATAGAGAGTAATTTAGATAGAGAGGAACAAGATTTTTCTCTAGAAGTAGCCTCTGTAGGGGTTGGTTCACCTTTAAAAATGATTCGTCAATATAAAAAAAATGTTGGCAGAACATTAATTGTTAAAACAGAAACTGAAATTATTGAGGCAGAATTAGTT harbors:
- a CDS encoding universal stress protein, which codes for MKRILVPTDFSIYAENALKAAAQLAKKHNAEILLLHMLELPNQMSDAISTGKSIPEVMFFIQKAKDTFAEIFDRPYLDGIEVTEFIQFEKAFDGVLKFTQKNNVDLIVMGSHGASGVEEIFIGSNTEKVVRLSEIPVLVIKKDEGEFDPKEIVFASDFSKESKKSFEKMKDFASKLNAKINLVTICTPNSFKTTLESTAIMDAYAKEFQLNNFSINIHNDTNVEKGVLNFANSQGADLIGFSTHGRTGLSHFFNGSITEDLVNHSEKPVITFKL
- the rimP gene encoding ribosome assembly cofactor RimP; translation: MTFKEKVNALVDEALSERPSVFLIDLAITDAFKIIVSLDGDNGVALQDCIDISRAIESNLDREEQDFSLEVASVGVGSPLKMIRQYKKNVGRTLIVKTETEIIEAELVEANDVFIILSWKAREPKKVGKGKETVQKELQLPYADIKEAIVTVTF